The following proteins are co-located in the Haloplanus sp. HW8-1 genome:
- a CDS encoding potassium channel family protein, protein MASFPVEVLFGIYVGVLTGIVPALVSWAFGFVFKYVTGVTVPAFGVVVLAVAIAGVNGGLLALNDPTFTRSENQVRLTVAVVVVLMISLYAHNAGDKMGVSFPRKLSLRKLTERTLSTDVVELVGGRGEVRVTVSGDVGDMEGYPPIPADLRREIREWRASFPADVPVVELETRVTDRLRTEFDLADVSVTLDERARATVSAAPPLGGLSKRIPTGKRGVSVRTLLPTGTARGDEVSLVTPDRTYRGTVVSLRSDRAREAVATAARPGTPADASDAETAPPTPAVPVADGGEGRLTVAVDAGGAESLLGSAVTRLAVQSRGTRREYELLSLLRQAGNRIGKVTLRDGAPVAATTIGDAALRDAYGVTVLAVRHEGHWQFAPRGSQALAAGDDLFVVGTFDALSAFREAVA, encoded by the coding sequence ATGGCTTCCTTTCCGGTCGAAGTTCTTTTCGGCATTTATGTCGGGGTTCTGACCGGCATCGTGCCCGCACTCGTCTCTTGGGCGTTCGGCTTCGTGTTCAAGTACGTCACCGGCGTCACCGTTCCCGCCTTCGGTGTGGTCGTCCTCGCGGTGGCCATCGCCGGCGTCAACGGCGGGCTGCTGGCGCTGAACGACCCCACCTTCACCCGGTCGGAGAACCAGGTCAGACTGACCGTCGCCGTCGTCGTCGTCCTGATGATCTCGTTGTACGCGCACAACGCGGGCGACAAGATGGGGGTGTCGTTCCCCCGGAAACTGTCGCTTCGCAAACTCACCGAGCGCACCCTCTCGACCGACGTCGTCGAACTCGTCGGCGGTCGGGGGGAGGTGCGGGTAACCGTCTCCGGCGACGTGGGCGACATGGAGGGATATCCGCCCATCCCTGCCGACCTCCGCCGTGAGATCCGCGAGTGGAGGGCCTCCTTCCCCGCGGACGTGCCGGTGGTGGAACTGGAGACGCGGGTGACCGACCGCCTCCGCACGGAGTTCGACCTCGCGGACGTCTCCGTGACCCTCGACGAACGGGCGCGGGCGACGGTGAGCGCCGCGCCGCCCCTGGGTGGCCTCTCGAAGCGCATCCCTACGGGGAAGCGGGGCGTCTCCGTTCGCACGCTCCTGCCGACCGGCACCGCCCGCGGCGACGAGGTGTCGCTCGTGACGCCCGACCGAACCTACCGGGGAACCGTCGTGAGTCTGCGAAGTGATCGCGCCCGCGAGGCCGTCGCCACCGCGGCACGCCCGGGGACGCCCGCCGACGCGTCCGACGCCGAAACGGCTCCGCCGACTCCCGCGGTTCCCGTGGCCGACGGCGGCGAGGGGCGACTGACCGTCGCCGTCGACGCCGGCGGTGCGGAGTCGCTGCTCGGGTCGGCCGTGACCCGCCTCGCCGTCCAGTCACGTGGGACCCGCCGCGAGTACGAACTCCTCAGTCTGCTCCGACAGGCAGGCAACCGGATCGGAAAGGTGACGCTCCGTGACGGGGCCCCGGTCGCCGCCACGACCATCGGCGACGCGGCGCTGCGGGACGCCTACGGCGTGACCGTCCTCGCCGTGCGCCACGAGGGTCACTGGCAGTTCGCACCCCGCGGCTCGCAGGCGCTCGCGGCCGGCGACGACCTCTTTGTCGTCGGAACGTTCGACGCCCTCTCGGCGTTTCGGGAGGCGGTCGCGTGA
- a CDS encoding ubiquitin-like small modifier protein 1, which yields MQWKLFADLAEVAGDREVRVDVGPGATVGDALEELFETKPALRDRVLDDSGAVADHINVLRNGENVHAADGLATALEDDDELALFPPVSGGTQ from the coding sequence ATGCAGTGGAAGCTGTTCGCGGATCTCGCGGAGGTCGCCGGTGATCGGGAGGTTCGCGTCGACGTCGGTCCGGGGGCGACGGTCGGCGACGCCCTCGAGGAACTGTTCGAGACCAAGCCGGCGCTCCGCGACCGCGTTCTCGACGACTCCGGCGCGGTCGCCGACCACATCAACGTGCTCCGCAACGGCGAGAACGTCCACGCGGCCGACGGACTGGCGACGGCTCTTGAGGACGATGACGAACTCGCGCTGTTCCCGCCGGTGAGCGGCGGGACGCAGTAG
- a CDS encoding ubiquinol-cytochrome c reductase iron-sulfur subunit, whose amino-acid sequence MSADDKYPEDSGRRRFVKGVVGGSALAGVGAVGTVTVNSATASPGAGGGSTQAWAIENTGGPAPRGMPQIPIEIDSEGYIKGVWPDVETVTQGGRQIQIAEMDLGGSTYSSEWFQYCGVEGYAGIQPGYESDNYFRTGSNPAYDWQSASKEEGDRFHVDDFNDYEEWGNGIGDSGTGKPASGRWRSEDASDVVPIQLLRSTRIEEAAQDDEWLQASTSEGFIAWLNKCTHFCCVPGYKQSADAARFGNPNSVYCQCHQSTYDPFNLVQTLFISRPRPD is encoded by the coding sequence ATGAGCGCGGACGATAAGTATCCCGAAGACAGTGGCCGGCGACGGTTCGTGAAAGGGGTCGTCGGTGGCTCGGCGCTCGCCGGCGTCGGCGCCGTCGGGACGGTCACCGTCAACAGCGCGACCGCCTCGCCCGGGGCTGGTGGGGGGAGTACCCAGGCGTGGGCCATCGAGAACACCGGGGGGCCGGCACCGCGCGGGATGCCCCAGATTCCGATCGAGATCGACTCGGAGGGATACATCAAAGGCGTCTGGCCGGACGTCGAAACCGTCACGCAGGGCGGTCGGCAGATCCAGATCGCCGAGATGGACCTCGGCGGATCGACGTACTCCTCGGAGTGGTTCCAGTACTGCGGCGTCGAGGGGTACGCGGGCATCCAGCCCGGCTACGAGAGCGATAACTACTTCCGGACGGGATCGAACCCGGCCTACGACTGGCAATCCGCCAGCAAGGAGGAAGGCGACCGCTTCCACGTCGACGACTTCAACGACTACGAGGAGTGGGGCAACGGCATCGGCGACTCGGGGACGGGAAAGCCCGCGAGCGGCCGGTGGCGCTCCGAGGACGCCAGTGACGTGGTCCCCATCCAGCTGCTCCGAAGTACGCGCATCGAGGAGGCCGCCCAGGACGACGAGTGGCTCCAGGCGAGCACGTCCGAGGGGTTCATCGCCTGGCTCAACAAGTGTACCCACTTCTGCTGTGTCCCGGGGTACAAGCAGTCCGCCGACGCCGCCCGGTTCGGGAACCCCAACAGCGTCTACTGCCAGTGTCACCAGTCGACGTACGACCCGTTCAACCTCGTCCAGACGCTGTTCATCTCCCGGCCGCGCCCGGACTAA
- a CDS encoding potassium transporter TrkA has protein sequence MILSLPGQVSVPAVDPSLLRTLTQLIAFVVGAALVSGVAALTYRWYTKLRLPLWLSILLGLSTVALTLNTVGVFTDLLSGEMAIFSPARVVFNVLALGTGAVAAPVGRLVGDRIATDVFAVAGARELDVELSRIVRSVGRITDVTLPEDPGDIADIEGYDPVAAATKEALAGKTLIFPRRLTLADMEARLVTRLQDDYGVGNVDAELSADGTVEYLALGSRATGIGPTLAPGTVAVAVRADPANAASPGDRVQVWRTDPEPKRLLTAELRAHAEDVATLAVDEEDTTRLDAAETYRLVTLPSEPRAEREFASLLRAAEETMYVITVAAGSDLVGTSVDALDVTVVAVKGEDGGIDTLARDRTLAAGDEVYLVSRPEAFRRLESRSRPPETQSS, from the coding sequence GTGATTCTCTCCCTCCCGGGGCAGGTGTCGGTGCCCGCCGTCGATCCCTCGCTGCTGCGCACGCTCACGCAGTTGATCGCGTTCGTTGTCGGCGCCGCCCTCGTCAGCGGCGTCGCGGCGCTGACGTATCGCTGGTACACCAAACTCCGGCTCCCGCTCTGGCTGTCGATACTTCTGGGCCTCTCGACTGTCGCGCTGACGCTCAACACCGTCGGCGTGTTCACCGACCTCCTGAGCGGCGAAATGGCCATCTTCTCGCCCGCCCGCGTCGTCTTCAACGTCCTCGCACTCGGGACGGGGGCGGTTGCAGCCCCGGTCGGGCGCCTCGTGGGCGACCGGATCGCGACCGACGTGTTCGCGGTAGCGGGCGCCAGAGAACTCGACGTCGAACTGAGCCGCATCGTGCGCTCGGTTGGCCGGATCACGGACGTGACGTTGCCGGAAGATCCCGGCGATATCGCGGACATCGAGGGGTACGACCCCGTCGCCGCCGCGACCAAGGAGGCGCTCGCGGGCAAGACGCTCATCTTTCCTCGTCGGCTGACCCTCGCCGACATGGAGGCACGCCTCGTCACCCGTCTGCAGGACGACTACGGCGTCGGCAACGTCGATGCGGAGCTGTCGGCCGACGGCACCGTCGAGTACCTCGCGCTCGGCAGTCGCGCGACTGGCATCGGGCCGACACTCGCACCCGGAACCGTCGCCGTCGCGGTCCGGGCCGACCCCGCCAACGCCGCCAGCCCCGGCGACCGCGTCCAGGTGTGGCGCACGGATCCGGAGCCGAAACGACTGCTGACGGCCGAACTCCGCGCGCACGCCGAGGACGTGGCCACCCTCGCGGTCGACGAGGAAGACACCACGCGACTCGACGCCGCCGAGACCTACCGGCTGGTGACGCTGCCGTCCGAGCCACGGGCCGAACGCGAGTTCGCCTCGCTCCTGCGCGCGGCCGAGGAGACGATGTACGTCATCACGGTCGCCGCGGGGAGCGACCTCGTGGGGACGTCGGTCGACGCGCTGGACGTCACGGTCGTGGCGGTCAAAGGCGAGGACGGCGGTATCGACACGCTCGCCCGCGACCGGACGCTCGCGGCCGGCGACGAGGTGTACCTCGTGAGCCGCCCGGAGGCGTTCCGCCGGCTGGAGTCCCGGAGTCGCCCCCCCGAGACACAATCCTCTTGA